A genome region from Arthrobacter agilis includes the following:
- the smpB gene encoding SsrA-binding protein SmpB has product MPKESGRKVVATNRKAFHDYAVLDTYEAGIALMGTEVKSLRAGRASLIDGYAIFYGDELWLEGIHISEYSQGSWTNHAARRRRKLLLHREELTKISQKIRESGFTLVPLQLYFLNGRAKVEIAVARGKRDYDKRQTLREKQDNREALRAMREKNLGA; this is encoded by the coding sequence GTGCCGAAGGAAAGTGGCCGGAAAGTGGTGGCCACCAATCGGAAGGCCTTCCACGACTACGCGGTGCTCGACACCTATGAGGCGGGCATCGCCCTCATGGGCACCGAGGTGAAATCCCTCCGCGCGGGACGTGCCTCCCTGATCGACGGCTACGCCATCTTCTACGGCGACGAACTGTGGCTCGAGGGCATCCACATCTCCGAGTACTCCCAGGGCAGCTGGACCAACCACGCCGCCCGCCGCCGGAGGAAGCTGCTCCTGCACCGTGAGGAACTCACCAAGATCTCCCAGAAGATCCGCGAGTCGGGTTTCACCCTCGTGCCCCTGCAGCTCTATTTCCTGAACGGCAGGGCCAAGGTGGAGATCGCCGTGGCCCGGGGCAAGCGCGACTACGACAAGCGCCAGACCCTGCGGGAGAAGCAGGACAACCGGGAGGCGCTGCGCGCCATGCGCGAGAAGAACCTCGGCGCGTGA
- a CDS encoding carboxylate-amine ligase codes for MTTLGLEEEYLLLEPVSGLPAHRAEEVQALLEAVPEIGEDEIQRELLSCQIETATPVCETLAQAEESLLTFRRTLSDAVARTDSIGAATGTAPWIPQAYPELTDKQRYEDLRATAPGIVGDQFVNGLHVHVAVPDQERGVQALNRIRPWIPLLTALGVNSPYWLGRDSGFGSWRVIHYRRWAVQGVAPYFADAADYERRITAISATGAILDRGVLTWVARLSDRYPTLELRACDVQLEAQDAVLLGALTRALVVTALQDAEADTAPLVPDPELLDAALWQGARDGMERNLVDLATAEPVPARQHLDAFLEYVGAALEAEGDTDSVRSGLTTLAERGTGAERQRRAMREGGMESLLSLYGSTLAHGG; via the coding sequence ATGACCACTCTCGGACTTGAGGAGGAGTACCTGCTCCTCGAACCGGTGTCCGGGCTGCCGGCCCACCGCGCCGAGGAGGTCCAGGCGCTGCTCGAGGCCGTGCCGGAGATCGGCGAGGACGAGATCCAGCGTGAGCTGCTCTCCTGCCAGATCGAGACGGCCACGCCCGTGTGCGAGACCCTGGCGCAGGCCGAGGAGTCCTTGCTGACCTTCCGCCGGACGCTCTCCGACGCGGTAGCGCGCACGGACAGCATCGGGGCCGCCACCGGCACGGCGCCGTGGATCCCGCAGGCCTACCCCGAACTCACCGACAAGCAGCGCTACGAGGACCTGCGCGCCACCGCGCCCGGCATCGTCGGGGACCAGTTCGTCAACGGACTGCACGTGCACGTCGCCGTGCCGGACCAGGAGCGCGGGGTCCAGGCCCTCAACCGCATCCGTCCCTGGATCCCGCTGCTGACCGCGCTCGGGGTGAACTCGCCCTACTGGCTCGGCCGGGACAGCGGGTTCGGCAGCTGGCGCGTCATCCACTACCGGCGCTGGGCGGTCCAGGGCGTGGCACCCTACTTCGCGGACGCCGCGGACTACGAGCGCCGCATCACGGCCATCAGCGCCACCGGCGCCATCCTCGACCGCGGGGTCCTCACATGGGTCGCGCGGCTCTCGGACCGCTACCCCACGCTCGAGCTGAGGGCCTGCGACGTGCAGCTCGAGGCACAGGACGCCGTCCTCCTCGGGGCGCTGACCCGCGCCCTCGTGGTCACGGCGCTGCAGGACGCCGAGGCCGACACCGCGCCGCTCGTGCCGGATCCGGAACTGCTCGACGCCGCGCTCTGGCAGGGCGCGAGGGACGGCATGGAACGCAACCTCGTGGACCTCGCCACGGCGGAACCCGTCCCCGCGCGGCAGCACCTCGACGCCTTCCTCGAATACGTCGGCGCCGCCCTCGAAGCCGAGGGCGACACCGACTCCGTCCGATCCGGGCTCACCACCCTGGCGGAACGTGGCACGGGAGCCGAGCGCCAGCGGCGGGCCATGCGCGAGGGCGGCATGGAGTCCCTCCTGTCGCTCTACGGGAGCACCCTCGCCCACGGCGGCTGA
- a CDS encoding metal-dependent transcriptional regulator, which yields MAGRRGAVLSIESTSVQDYVKAIYAFTEWQAEAVTATHLAERLSVANSSVTGMVAKLVDLGLADHRKYGPVSLTPSGRALALAMVRRHRLIETFLVTELGYGWDEVHDEAELLEHTVSDAFIERLDAKLGHPRRDPHGDPIPAADGSVRYPPAHRLDGVDDGHAGRLVRVSDGDPAVLRFLVRHGIGLDDELLLERHGAGSLLELRIGAVPGQGTRPAGAVAPDPVPSPARSLTVDAALARALWIETTTRHDGCTLHDPGRPAAG from the coding sequence ATGGCGGGGCGCAGGGGCGCCGTCCTCAGCATCGAGTCGACCAGCGTGCAGGACTACGTGAAGGCCATCTACGCCTTCACGGAGTGGCAGGCGGAGGCCGTGACCGCCACGCACCTGGCCGAGCGCCTGTCCGTCGCCAACTCCTCGGTGACGGGGATGGTCGCGAAGCTCGTCGACCTCGGGCTCGCGGACCACCGGAAGTACGGGCCCGTCAGCCTGACCCCCTCGGGCCGTGCGCTCGCCCTCGCCATGGTGCGGCGGCACCGGCTCATCGAGACCTTCCTGGTCACGGAACTCGGGTACGGCTGGGACGAGGTCCACGACGAGGCCGAGCTGCTCGAGCACACGGTCTCGGACGCCTTCATCGAGCGCCTGGACGCGAAGCTCGGCCACCCGCGGCGCGATCCCCACGGGGATCCGATCCCTGCGGCCGACGGTTCCGTCCGGTATCCGCCGGCCCATCGCCTCGACGGCGTGGACGACGGCCATGCGGGCCGGCTCGTGCGGGTGAGCGACGGCGACCCCGCCGTCCTGCGCTTCCTCGTCCGCCACGGGATCGGCCTCGACGACGAGCTGCTCCTGGAACGGCACGGCGCCGGTTCCCTGCTCGAACTGCGCATCGGCGCGGTGCCCGGGCAGGGAACCCGCCCCGCGGGCGCAGTGGCCCCCGACCCGGTCCCCTCCCCCGCCCGGTCGCTCACGGTCGATGCGGCGCTCGCCCGCGCGCTGTGGATCGAGACGACCACGCGCCATGACGGGTGCACGCTCCACGACCCAGGGCGGCCCGCGGCCGGGTGA
- a CDS encoding metal ABC transporter permease, with the protein MDVLTFLLEPLQYGFLTRALAVTVAAAVVAAVLSCWLILMGWSLMGDAVSHAVLPGVALAYILGIPFSIGAFVFGAGAVALIGIVRSTTKLKADTVIGVVFTALFAAGLAIVSATPSQIDLMHILFGNVLGVSAGDVWQVLVLGALTLAVLLFKRRDLTLLAFDRTHAHVIGLNTRFLSALLLGLLALTVVVGLQAVGIILVVAMLITPGATAFLLSRSFDRMLVIAVVLTVAASVAGIYASYYLDISTGAAVVLCQALVFAVVYLVARPDGILWQARRRSGARGGTGTRVAA; encoded by the coding sequence GTGGACGTCCTCACCTTCCTGCTCGAACCCCTGCAGTACGGGTTCCTGACCCGCGCCCTCGCCGTCACGGTCGCCGCAGCCGTCGTGGCCGCCGTCCTCTCGTGCTGGCTGATCCTCATGGGCTGGTCCCTCATGGGCGACGCCGTCTCGCATGCCGTCCTGCCCGGCGTGGCCCTCGCCTACATCCTCGGTATCCCCTTCTCCATCGGTGCCTTCGTCTTCGGCGCGGGCGCGGTCGCCCTCATCGGGATCGTGCGGTCCACCACGAAGCTGAAGGCCGACACCGTGATCGGGGTGGTCTTCACGGCCCTCTTCGCCGCGGGGCTCGCCATCGTGTCCGCGACGCCATCACAGATCGACCTCATGCACATCCTGTTCGGCAACGTCCTCGGGGTGTCCGCCGGGGACGTGTGGCAGGTGCTGGTCCTCGGCGCCCTGACCCTCGCCGTCCTGCTGTTCAAACGGCGCGACCTCACCCTCCTCGCCTTCGACCGCACGCACGCGCACGTGATCGGGCTCAACACGCGGTTCCTGTCGGCGCTGCTGCTCGGACTGCTCGCCCTCACCGTCGTCGTCGGCCTGCAGGCCGTCGGGATCATCCTCGTCGTGGCCATGCTCATCACGCCGGGCGCCACGGCCTTCCTGCTGTCCCGCAGTTTCGACCGCATGCTGGTCATCGCCGTCGTGCTCACCGTGGCAGCGTCCGTCGCCGGCATCTACGCCAGCTACTACCTGGACATCTCCACGGGTGCGGCGGTGGTGCTGTGCCAGGCCCTCGTGTTCGCCGTGGTCTACCTCGTCGCCCGTCCCGACGGGATCCTCTGGCAGGCCCGTCGCCGCTCGGGTGCCCGCGGGGGCACGGGCACCCGGGTGGCCGCCTGA
- a CDS encoding TadE family protein, protein MASHAATPRRGHGRRDDGERGAAVVDFALIGGLLTVVFIAIVQLALVLHVRNTLIDAAASGARYGTLADRDPQDAVGRTEELIRGSLADSYGSDVSVGESTVGGVRTLEVVVRAPLPVIGLIGPAGTMEVRGHAALPS, encoded by the coding sequence GTGGCGTCGCACGCAGCAACTCCGCGTCGCGGTCACGGGCGCCGCGACGACGGAGAGCGCGGCGCCGCCGTCGTGGATTTCGCGCTGATCGGGGGCCTGTTGACGGTCGTCTTCATCGCCATCGTCCAGCTGGCACTCGTCCTCCACGTCCGCAATACCCTGATCGACGCCGCAGCGTCGGGGGCCCGCTACGGCACGCTGGCGGATCGGGATCCGCAGGACGCGGTGGGGCGCACCGAGGAACTGATCCGCGGCTCCCTGGCCGACTCCTACGGGTCGGACGTCTCCGTCGGGGAGAGCACCGTCGGGGGCGTTCGAACGCTCGAGGTGGTGGTGCGGGCGCCCCTGCCGGTCATCGGTCTCATCGGTCCCGCCGGCACCATGGAGGTGCGTGGCCATGCCGCTCTTCCGTCGTGA
- the ftsX gene encoding permease-like cell division protein FtsX — protein MRLAFILAEIGSGIRRNLSMVTSVILVTFISLTFVGAAGLFQLQIGQMKGYWYDRVQVTIYLCVDNSSQASCATGPVTEDQRAAIEAKLESEQFAPYVDTVTYESQEEALGHFRDQFANSPIVDSVTADQLPESFRVSLVDAEKYEVIDEAFSSEPGVDAVSDQRDFLEAIFRYMNWASVVALVIAGIMTFCAILLIATTIRLSAFSRRRETGIMRLVGASKAVIQLPFVLEGVIAAVIGAILASATLWGASRFVIDGWLVKTFPQTAFISSQQVLILVPALILLGAVLAGLSSLLTLRRYVKV, from the coding sequence ATGAGGCTCGCGTTCATCCTCGCCGAGATCGGCTCGGGCATCCGCCGGAACCTGTCCATGGTCACGTCCGTGATCCTCGTGACCTTCATCTCGCTGACCTTCGTGGGTGCGGCCGGGCTGTTCCAGCTGCAGATCGGCCAGATGAAGGGCTACTGGTACGACCGCGTGCAGGTCACCATCTACCTCTGCGTCGACAACTCCTCGCAGGCCAGCTGCGCCACCGGCCCGGTGACGGAGGACCAGCGCGCCGCCATCGAGGCGAAGCTGGAGTCGGAGCAGTTCGCCCCGTACGTCGACACCGTGACCTACGAATCGCAGGAGGAGGCGCTCGGCCACTTCCGCGACCAGTTCGCCAACTCGCCGATCGTCGACTCCGTCACCGCGGACCAGCTCCCCGAGTCGTTCCGCGTCAGCCTCGTGGACGCCGAGAAGTACGAGGTCATCGACGAGGCCTTCTCCTCGGAGCCAGGCGTCGACGCCGTCAGCGACCAGCGGGACTTCCTCGAGGCCATCTTCCGCTACATGAACTGGGCGTCCGTCGTCGCGCTCGTGATCGCGGGCATCATGACGTTCTGCGCCATCCTGCTCATCGCGACCACCATCCGCCTCTCCGCCTTCAGCCGCCGTCGGGAGACCGGCATCATGCGCCTCGTCGGAGCCTCGAAGGCCGTCATCCAGCTGCCGTTCGTCCTGGAGGGCGTGATAGCGGCCGTGATCGGCGCGATCCTCGCGTCCGCAACGCTCTGGGGTGCGTCGCGCTTCGTCATCGACGGCTGGCTCGTGAAGACCTTCCCGCAGACTGCGTTCATCTCGTCGCAGCAGGTCCTGATCCTCGTCCCCGCGCTCATACTGCTCGGGGCCGTCCTCGCAGGGCTCTCATCCCTGCTCACCCTCCGACGATACGTAAAGGTCTAG
- the prfB gene encoding peptide chain release factor 2, producing the protein MAATDFPAEIRALRAKYQSIEQVSDVEGIRKDIDELSEEAGAPDLWDDPAAAQKVTSKLSHRQSALERLETLESRIDDLEVLVELGQDEGDEDSLAEAEKELVSLSRSLDDLEIVTLLAGEWDEREAVVTIRSGAGGVDAADFAEMLLRMYLRWAERHGYPTQVLDTSYAEEAGLKSATFEVKAPYAFGTLSVEAGTHRLVRISPFDNQGRRQTSFAAVEVIPLIEQTDVIEVPDNEIRVDVFRSSGPGGQSVNTTDSAVRLTHLPTGLVVSMQNEKSQIQNRAAAMRVLQSRLLLLKKEQEDAEKKAFAGDVKASWGDQMRSYVLNPYQMVKDLRTNHEVGNTSAVFDGEIDDFIDAGIRWRTNNRNDAA; encoded by the coding sequence ATGGCAGCCACCGATTTTCCCGCAGAGATCCGCGCCCTCCGGGCCAAGTACCAGTCCATCGAGCAGGTGTCCGACGTCGAGGGGATCCGCAAGGACATCGACGAACTGAGCGAGGAAGCCGGCGCCCCGGACCTCTGGGACGACCCCGCGGCAGCGCAGAAGGTCACCTCGAAGCTGTCCCACCGGCAGTCCGCCCTCGAGCGCCTCGAGACGCTCGAGAGCCGCATCGACGACCTCGAGGTCCTCGTGGAGCTCGGGCAGGACGAAGGCGACGAGGACTCCCTCGCCGAGGCCGAGAAGGAGCTCGTCTCCCTCAGCAGGTCGCTGGACGACCTGGAGATCGTGACCCTGCTGGCCGGTGAATGGGACGAGCGCGAGGCCGTCGTGACCATCCGGTCGGGGGCCGGGGGTGTGGACGCCGCCGACTTCGCCGAGATGCTCCTGCGCATGTATCTCCGCTGGGCCGAGCGCCACGGCTACCCCACCCAGGTCCTCGACACGTCCTACGCCGAGGAGGCGGGCCTGAAGTCCGCGACCTTCGAGGTGAAGGCCCCCTACGCCTTCGGCACCCTGTCGGTCGAGGCCGGGACGCACCGCCTCGTGCGCATCAGCCCGTTCGACAACCAGGGCCGCCGCCAGACGTCGTTCGCCGCCGTCGAGGTCATCCCGCTCATCGAGCAGACGGACGTCATCGAGGTGCCCGACAACGAGATCCGGGTCGACGTCTTCCGTTCCTCCGGGCCGGGCGGGCAGTCGGTCAACACCACCGACTCCGCCGTCCGCCTGACCCACCTCCCCACCGGGCTCGTGGTGTCCATGCAGAACGAGAAGTCCCAGATCCAGAACCGCGCCGCCGCGATGCGCGTGCTCCAGTCCAGGCTCCTGCTGCTGAAGAAGGAGCAGGAGGACGCCGAGAAGAAGGCGTTCGCCGGGGACGTCAAGGCGTCCTGGGGTGACCAGATGCGGTCCTACGTGCTCAACCCGTACCAGATGGTCAAGGACCTCCGGACCAACCACGAGGTCGGCAATACCTCGGCCGTGTTCGACGGCGAGATCGACGACTTCATCGACGCGGGCATCCGCTGGCGGACGAACAACCGCAACGACGCCGCATAG
- a CDS encoding pilus assembly protein TadG-related protein, whose protein sequence is MTGNSAPTRRRTPAPGKAAPWAGSREDGQVGVLVIGYLLISLLVVTVVLAVSAVYLEHKKLLSAADGAALAAADNYSIDVGTGGGSGAGALPPLTPLPALQDSGVEQAAEGYLIATGAGARFTQLTVDPATGAPDGRTARVVLSAVAHPPVVNFLVPAGIPIVARADARAELTR, encoded by the coding sequence ATGACCGGGAACAGTGCACCCACGCGGAGGAGAACGCCTGCGCCTGGGAAGGCTGCACCATGGGCCGGCAGCCGCGAGGACGGTCAGGTCGGCGTCCTGGTCATCGGCTACCTGCTCATCTCCCTGCTCGTCGTCACCGTCGTGCTGGCCGTGTCGGCCGTGTACCTCGAGCACAAGAAGCTGCTCTCCGCCGCCGATGGTGCCGCGCTCGCGGCCGCCGACAACTACAGCATCGACGTCGGGACCGGCGGGGGATCCGGCGCGGGCGCGCTGCCGCCGCTGACGCCGCTGCCGGCGCTGCAGGACTCCGGCGTCGAGCAGGCGGCCGAGGGCTACCTCATCGCCACCGGGGCCGGCGCCCGCTTCACGCAGCTCACCGTCGACCCGGCGACGGGCGCACCCGACGGACGGACCGCCCGGGTGGTCCTCAGCGCCGTGGCGCACCCGCCCGTCGTGAACTTCCTCGTGCCGGCAGGGATCCCCATCGTCGCCCGTGCCGACGCCCGCGCCGAGCTGACCCGCTGA
- a CDS encoding metal ABC transporter ATP-binding protein encodes MTTNGAGTPVLDVRDLSVRYNEVHALDDVSVTLAAGRICGLIGVNGSGKSTLFKALMGLLVPREGSVELFGMTTAQARKRGLVAYMPQAEEVDWTFPVSVSDVVAMGLYGRLGAARRLGAAERAAVDDALERVGLTALRRRQIGQLSGGQRKRVFIARSIAQDARLLLLDEPFAGVDQASERTMTGLLKSLRDEGRSVLVSTHDLAGVPALCDEAVLLHRRVLAAGDPSEVLTHGNLARAFGAAPPDPAPRAPVDTAPAAPAAASASLSDGGS; translated from the coding sequence ATGACCACGAACGGAGCCGGTACACCGGTGCTCGACGTCCGGGACCTCAGCGTCCGGTACAACGAGGTGCACGCGCTCGACGACGTCTCGGTGACCCTGGCCGCCGGCAGGATCTGCGGGCTGATCGGCGTGAACGGCTCGGGGAAGTCGACCCTCTTCAAGGCCCTCATGGGGCTCCTGGTCCCGCGCGAGGGCAGCGTGGAGCTCTTCGGGATGACCACGGCCCAGGCGCGCAAGCGGGGCCTCGTCGCCTACATGCCGCAGGCCGAGGAGGTCGACTGGACCTTCCCGGTCTCCGTGTCCGACGTCGTCGCCATGGGACTGTACGGACGGTTGGGCGCCGCCCGCCGCCTCGGTGCCGCCGAACGCGCCGCCGTCGACGACGCCCTCGAGCGGGTAGGCCTGACCGCGCTGCGGAGACGGCAGATCGGCCAGCTGTCCGGCGGGCAGCGCAAGCGGGTCTTCATCGCCCGGAGCATCGCGCAGGACGCCCGGCTGCTCCTGCTCGACGAGCCGTTCGCGGGCGTGGACCAGGCGAGCGAGCGCACGATGACCGGCCTCCTGAAGTCGCTCCGGGACGAGGGCCGCTCGGTGCTGGTCTCGACCCACGACCTCGCCGGGGTCCCCGCCCTCTGTGACGAGGCGGTCCTCCTGCACCGGCGGGTCCTGGCAGCCGGCGACCCGTCGGAGGTGCTCACCCACGGCAACCTCGCCCGGGCCTTCGGGGCCGCACCTCCGGACCCGGCGCCCCGTGCTCCGGTCGACACGGCTCCCGCGGCGCCTGCCGCGGCGTCGGCCTCGCTGTCGGACGGAGGATCCTGA
- a CDS encoding GH36 C-terminal domain-containing protein, with protein sequence MDVRGVVSEDRRRALFGYSLTGSSASYPPGPLTFPGLDPDTLYTVRPAVPEEGHPGNGQSPLAWLQSALDGVPLRLSGRVLAQAGLQAPVLLPEQTLLIEFHAAD encoded by the coding sequence ATGGATGTGCGGGGCGTCGTGTCGGAGGACCGCCGGCGAGCGCTCTTCGGGTACTCGCTTACGGGCTCGAGCGCGAGCTACCCGCCCGGTCCGCTGACCTTCCCGGGCCTGGACCCGGACACGCTGTACACGGTGCGGCCGGCGGTGCCGGAGGAGGGGCATCCCGGCAACGGGCAGTCGCCGCTGGCCTGGCTGCAGTCCGCGCTCGACGGCGTGCCGCTGCGGCTGTCCGGTCGGGTGCTCGCCCAGGCGGGGCTCCAGGCACCCGTGCTGCTGCCCGAGCAGACCCTGCTCATCGAGTTCCACGCGGCGGACTGA
- a CDS encoding M23 family metallopeptidase, whose translation MPLSARGHVRPSGTFWRAGQDRKAFVVRGTAGSSIALVVALALGFSTPVVADELDDRKSALEHEIEEVQQSMEYLDSDIAETIGALKTYQGQLPAAQQALTDAQGEVETAAGEAEALAVRVELAQETKNKIAEELRADQQEMDETRVVIGQIATEAYKNGGVPTNVSLLMGADDVEDFTESMDLVDQALRSQNAAMERLSEQSATNANSQARLVAVEAEITTLKDKADAALAAEQAARDAAATEKGKVDKLVADTSALSNKLQEQKPVIEAKLAGVEKAQQQVNADIAERQRRQLEEARKAEEARLKAEAEAAARAEQARRQAEAEAAAAAETARREAEAAAANRPAPAPVQPVAVQPVIPAAPAPVASSPSAFGLRSPVNAPISSGFGWRPTPVGTIDFNGTGGYTHTGIDYGVGCGTPLYAPAAGEVWYADSNVLPGAGNRIVLNHGVVGGNALATNFYHLTSFLVSPGQRVSAGQLIGYTGTTGNSTGCHLHFETMLNGTLVDPMGLL comes from the coding sequence ATGCCGCTCAGCGCCAGGGGACACGTGCGCCCGTCAGGAACCTTCTGGCGGGCAGGGCAGGACAGGAAGGCCTTCGTGGTCCGCGGGACGGCGGGCAGCTCGATAGCCCTCGTCGTCGCGCTCGCCCTCGGTTTCAGCACGCCGGTCGTCGCGGACGAACTCGACGACCGCAAGAGCGCACTCGAGCACGAGATCGAGGAGGTCCAGCAGTCGATGGAGTACCTCGACTCCGACATCGCCGAGACCATCGGGGCCCTCAAGACCTACCAGGGCCAGCTCCCCGCCGCGCAGCAGGCGCTCACCGATGCCCAGGGCGAGGTCGAGACGGCTGCCGGCGAGGCCGAGGCCCTGGCGGTCCGCGTCGAGCTGGCGCAGGAGACGAAGAACAAGATCGCCGAGGAGCTGCGCGCCGACCAGCAGGAGATGGACGAGACCCGCGTGGTCATCGGCCAGATCGCCACCGAGGCGTACAAGAACGGCGGGGTCCCCACCAACGTGTCCCTACTGATGGGAGCGGACGACGTCGAGGACTTCACCGAGTCGATGGACCTGGTGGACCAGGCCCTGCGCAGCCAGAACGCCGCCATGGAGCGCCTCTCGGAACAGAGTGCGACGAACGCGAACAGCCAGGCACGCCTCGTCGCCGTCGAAGCGGAGATCACCACCCTGAAGGACAAGGCCGACGCCGCCCTCGCCGCGGAGCAGGCGGCACGGGACGCCGCCGCCACCGAGAAGGGGAAGGTGGACAAGCTCGTCGCCGACACCTCCGCCCTCTCGAACAAGCTGCAGGAGCAGAAGCCGGTCATCGAGGCGAAACTCGCCGGTGTCGAGAAGGCGCAGCAGCAGGTCAACGCCGATATCGCCGAACGCCAGCGCCGCCAGCTCGAGGAAGCCCGCAAGGCGGAGGAGGCGCGGCTGAAGGCCGAGGCCGAGGCCGCAGCCCGGGCCGAGCAGGCGCGTCGCCAGGCCGAGGCCGAGGCCGCCGCCGCCGCGGAGACGGCACGGCGGGAAGCCGAGGCGGCGGCCGCCAACCGTCCGGCGCCGGCCCCCGTCCAGCCGGTCGCCGTCCAGCCGGTCATCCCGGCGGCTCCGGCACCGGTGGCGTCGAGCCCCAGTGCTTTCGGCCTCAGGTCCCCGGTGAACGCGCCGATCAGCTCGGGCTTCGGCTGGCGCCCGACGCCGGTGGGCACCATCGACTTCAACGGCACCGGCGGCTACACGCACACCGGGATCGACTACGGTGTGGGCTGCGGGACACCGCTCTACGCTCCGGCCGCAGGGGAGGTCTGGTACGCGGACTCGAACGTCCTGCCCGGTGCCGGGAACCGGATCGTGCTCAACCACGGCGTCGTGGGCGGCAACGCGCTCGCCACGAACTTCTACCACCTGACGAGCTTCCTGGTCTCTCCCGGCCAGCGTGTCAGCGCAGGCCAGCTGATCGGCTACACCGGTACCACCGGCAATTCGACCGGCTGCCACCTGCACTTCGAGACGATGCTCAACGGCACGCTCGTCGATCCGATGGGTCTGCTCTAG
- the ftsE gene encoding cell division ATP-binding protein FtsE — translation MIRFDNVTKNYDQQSHPALDAVSLDVDRGEFVFLVGASGSGKSTFIRLVLKEDSVSRGAVYVAGQNVANIPSWRVPRLRRGIGVVFQDFRLLPNKTVFSNVAFAMQVIGKSRAVIRETVPDVLATVGLEGKNNRMPHELSGGEQQRVAIARAIVNRPGILLADEPTGNLDPTTSMGIMKVLDRINQNGTTVVMATHDDDIVNTMRKRVVELRSGSVVRDDAQGIYVGDAGAMVE, via the coding sequence ATGATCCGATTCGATAACGTCACGAAGAACTACGACCAGCAGTCGCACCCTGCCCTCGACGCCGTCTCGCTCGACGTGGACCGCGGTGAGTTCGTCTTCCTCGTCGGCGCCTCGGGCTCCGGCAAGTCGACCTTCATCCGCCTGGTCCTCAAGGAGGACAGCGTCTCGCGGGGCGCCGTGTACGTCGCCGGCCAGAACGTCGCCAACATCCCGAGCTGGCGGGTCCCGCGTCTCCGCCGCGGTATCGGCGTGGTGTTCCAGGACTTCCGCCTGCTGCCCAACAAGACGGTCTTCTCCAATGTGGCGTTCGCGATGCAGGTCATCGGCAAGAGCCGCGCCGTCATCCGCGAGACCGTCCCGGACGTCCTCGCCACCGTGGGGCTCGAGGGCAAGAACAACCGCATGCCGCACGAGCTCTCCGGCGGCGAGCAGCAGCGCGTCGCGATCGCGCGTGCCATCGTCAACCGTCCCGGCATCCTGCTCGCCGACGAGCCCACCGGCAACCTGGACCCGACGACGTCCATGGGCATCATGAAGGTGCTCGACAGGATCAACCAGAACGGCACCACGGTGGTCATGGCCACGCACGACGACGACATCGTCAACACCATGCGCAAGCGCGTCGTCGAGCTCCGAAGCGGCTCCGTGGTGCGCGACGACGCGCAGGGCATCTACGTCGGCGACGCCGGGGCCATGGTCGAATGA